The Chloroflexia bacterium SDU3-3 genome has a segment encoding these proteins:
- the recA gene encoding recombinase RecA: MAISPEKEKALAAAVSQIDRKYGKGSIMKMGEASSRLNIEVIPTGAIALDIALGVGGLPRGRVIEIYGPESSGKTTLAQHIIAEAQKMGGVAAFIDAEHAFDPLYARRCGVDVDNLLVSQPDFGEQALEICEMLVRSNAVDVVVIDSVAALVPRAEIEGDMGDSLPGLQARLMSQALRKLSGAINKSKTVVIFLNQLRMKIGVMFGSPETTTGGQALKFYASVRLDIRRIETLKSGQEAIGSRSRVKVIKNKVAPPFRQAEFDIMANEGISRAGNVLDIGVEMEIIRKSGAWFYLGEDRLGQGRENAKNFLNENPALLVEIERLIRAQATTTEGASIVAPAAEGGESEDDSLFEE, translated from the coding sequence ATGGCCATTTCGCCAGAGAAAGAAAAAGCGCTTGCCGCAGCCGTCAGTCAGATCGACCGCAAGTATGGCAAAGGTTCGATCATGAAGATGGGCGAGGCTAGCTCGCGGCTCAATATCGAGGTCATCCCCACTGGGGCGATCGCGCTCGATATCGCGCTTGGCGTTGGCGGCCTGCCCCGCGGTCGTGTCATCGAAATCTACGGCCCTGAGTCGAGCGGTAAGACCACGCTCGCCCAACATATCATTGCCGAGGCCCAGAAGATGGGCGGCGTGGCCGCCTTCATCGACGCCGAGCACGCCTTCGACCCGCTCTACGCCCGCCGCTGCGGCGTGGATGTCGACAACCTGCTGGTCTCGCAGCCCGACTTCGGCGAGCAGGCGCTCGAGATCTGCGAGATGCTGGTGCGCTCGAACGCTGTGGATGTGGTCGTGATCGACTCGGTCGCCGCGCTCGTGCCCCGCGCCGAGATCGAGGGCGACATGGGCGACTCGCTGCCCGGCCTCCAGGCCCGCCTGATGTCGCAGGCGCTCCGCAAGCTCTCCGGCGCGATCAACAAGTCGAAGACTGTGGTGATCTTCCTCAACCAGCTGCGTATGAAGATCGGCGTGATGTTCGGCTCGCCCGAGACCACCACCGGCGGCCAGGCCCTCAAGTTCTACGCCTCGGTCCGGCTCGATATCCGCCGCATCGAGACGCTGAAGAGCGGCCAGGAGGCCATCGGCTCGCGCTCGCGCGTCAAGGTGATCAAGAACAAGGTCGCCCCACCCTTCCGCCAGGCCGAGTTCGACATCATGGCCAACGAGGGCATCTCGCGCGCGGGTAACGTGCTCGACATCGGTGTGGAGATGGAGATCATCCGCAAGTCGGGTGCGTGGTTCTACCTTGGCGAGGATCGCTTGGGCCAGGGCCGCGAGAACGCCAAGAACTTCCTGAACGAGAACCCCGCCCTGCTGGTGGAGATCGAGCGCCTCATCCGCGCCCAGGCCACCACCACCGAGGGCGCGTCGATCGTGGCCCCCGCCGCCGAGGGCGGCGAGAGCGAGGACGACTCGCTGTTCGAGGAGTAG
- a CDS encoding regulatory protein RecX, which produces MPAGKITALRAQINDPKRVNIFINGSFCLGVSLDTLSKEALFVGKELTAEDYERLAAAEGADKAFQAALRALEARPRSTSELRDKLRRKEYAPEVIDRVIERLTGLGLVDDAAFARRWVENRMLMNPRGKGALRDELRRKGIARDTADVVLGDEELLGDQGEQAMAVARAALRKYASAPDKMTFTRKLGGFLQRRGFGFDTIRPVLDTLWHELQEQRVGEDES; this is translated from the coding sequence ATGCCTGCAGGAAAAATAACCGCGCTCCGCGCCCAGATCAACGATCCCAAGCGGGTGAACATCTTCATCAACGGCTCCTTCTGCCTGGGCGTCAGCCTCGACACCCTGTCCAAGGAGGCGCTGTTTGTCGGCAAAGAGCTGACCGCCGAGGACTACGAGCGCCTCGCTGCCGCCGAGGGTGCCGACAAGGCCTTCCAGGCCGCCCTGCGCGCCCTGGAGGCACGCCCGCGCTCCACATCCGAGCTGCGCGACAAGCTGCGGCGCAAGGAGTACGCCCCCGAGGTGATCGACCGCGTGATCGAGCGCCTCACTGGCCTGGGCCTGGTGGATGACGCCGCCTTCGCCCGCCGCTGGGTCGAGAACCGCATGCTGATGAACCCGCGCGGCAAGGGCGCGCTGCGCGACGAGCTGCGGCGCAAGGGCATCGCCCGCGACACCGCCGATGTGGTGCTGGGCGACGAGGAGCTGCTGGGAGACCAGGGCGAGCAGGCCATGGCTGTGGCCCGCGCCGCGCTGCGGAAGTACGCATCCGCCCCCGACAAGATGACCTTCACCCGCAAGCTGGGCGGTTTTCTGCAGCGGCGGGGCTTTGGATTTGATACAATTCGACCCGTGCTCGACACGCTCTGGCACGAGCTACAGGAGCAGCGCGTTGGCGAGGACGAGTCCTAG
- a CDS encoding MBL fold metallo-hydrolase, whose amino-acid sequence MPDIQFLGHSSFRIRGRDGIVLTDPYDRSVGLDIGKPTAHIVTISHAHPDHTNVAAVKPMREKLFTIEGPGEYEVGGVMISGVQTYHDKKKGEELGRNTAYVVHIDDVVFCHLGDLGHELSARQLEEIGAVDVLFLPVGGGETIGPAEASNVIGQIEPRIVVPMHYAQEGQQQSFTTTQIGTLDAFLQEMGIKEPQVEDKLTITATNLPAEGEQTRIIVMRPSVS is encoded by the coding sequence ATGCCTGACATCCAGTTTCTTGGCCATTCCTCGTTCCGCATCCGTGGGCGCGATGGCATTGTGCTCACCGACCCCTACGATCGCTCGGTGGGCCTCGATATTGGCAAGCCGACGGCGCATATCGTGACCATCAGCCACGCCCACCCCGACCACACCAACGTCGCCGCCGTCAAGCCCATGCGCGAGAAGCTCTTCACCATCGAAGGCCCGGGCGAGTATGAGGTGGGCGGCGTGATGATCTCAGGCGTGCAGACCTACCACGATAAGAAGAAGGGCGAGGAGCTCGGCCGCAACACCGCCTATGTCGTTCACATCGACGATGTGGTGTTCTGCCACCTGGGCGATCTCGGCCACGAGCTGTCGGCCCGCCAGCTTGAGGAGATCGGCGCAGTCGACGTGCTGTTCCTGCCCGTGGGTGGCGGCGAGACCATCGGCCCCGCCGAGGCATCCAATGTGATCGGCCAGATCGAGCCGCGCATCGTGGTTCCGATGCACTACGCTCAGGAGGGCCAGCAGCAGAGCTTCACCACTACCCAGATCGGTACGCTCGATGCCTTCCTGCAGGAGATGGGCATCAAAGAGCCGCAGGTGGAGGACAAGCTCACGATCACCGCCACCAACCTGCCCGCCGAGGGCGAGCAGACCAGGATCATCGTCATGCGCCCATCAGTCTCATAG